A window of Nonomuraea angiospora genomic DNA:
GGTACGCACGGATCGGTCCGGCGGTCAGCACGCCGAGCGCGGGCATCGACCTGCAAGCCCATTTCTGCCAGCGGAACCACCTGCCGGTGGCGGCATCACCTTTCCGCCGTGTCCGGGGGTTGAGGAACCCAGGAACAGCCATTGGCAATGAGAATGATCTTGAGCGAAGTGTGGCGTCCGGCATCGGCCCGCCACGTACGGGGCGGGCGGCAAGGCGCGGCTGTATGAGCCGAGGAATACGGCGACGATGCCGGCGGTGACCGGTCGTTGGAGGCTGAGGCGATCGACGACGCGCTCGATCTGTTCGCGCTGCTGATGGCCTCGCGGCTGATCTCGCCGGCGCGTCGCAAGTCCTCGGGCGAACGGTTGGCGATGCGGCCGTAGCCGGAGAAGGCTTCCAGGCTCCTGTCCCGGGCGGGGCGGGTGCTGGTCGAGCAGCTCGACCTGGTCGCCGAGGTGGGCGTCGACCGGGATGTCGCAGCGCTGTGGACGGCCGTCATCGCGGAGGCGGGGGCGAGCAAGGAGCAGGTCCTGGTCGCGCTGGAACAGAAGAACGCCGCCCGGCTGTCCCCTCTCGGCCACGCCCGCCTCAACGTTCCGGGCCGCTACTCCATCTCCTCATCCGCCCCGACCGAGGGACTGCGGCAGCTCGGCGAGATCCCCGACCCCGACGGTGGCGGCGTGAACGAGGAGGGGGTGTAGACCCCCGGGCTCGTGGGCCACGACAAGCGTCCTGGTCCCGATGCTTTCCTCGCATGCCCGGTGTGCGGGCCGGCGCGGTGGAGCGCTGACGCCGCCCGCGGTCACGGCGCGCGGTCGGCTAACGCGGCGTGACCAAGCGGGCCTCGTAGGCGGCGATGACGAGCTGGGCGCGGTCGCGGGCGTTGAGCTTGGCCAGCAGACGGCCGATATGCGTCTTCACGGTCCCGGGACTCACCTGGAGCTGCACGCTGAGCTCGGCGTTGGACAGTCCGTGCGCGACGAGGGTGAGCACCTCGCGCTCCCGGTCCGTCAACGTGTCGAGCCCGTGAAAGGGCTGCTGGACCGGCCGCCGTACGAACTCCGCGATCAGTCGGGTGGTGACGGTCGGCGCGAGCAGCGTCTCACCCGACGCCACCACCCGGATCGCCTTCAGGAGGTCGTCCGGAGGCGCGTCCTTGAGCAGGAATCCGCTGGCACCCGCGCGCAGCGCCGAATAAACGTACTCATCGAGGTCGAATGTGGTCAGGATGAGCACCCGAGTGTCCCCGGTGATCTGCCCGGTCGCGGTGATGCCATCCATTTCGGGCATTCTGACGTCCATGAGCACCACGTCGGGTGACTCCGTACGCGTGAGCGCCACCGCCTCCCGACCGTCGCCCGCCTCCCCGACCACGGAGAGATCGTCCTCCGAGTCGATCAGCAAGCGGAAACTGCCGCGCAGGAGTGCCTGATCGTCGGCGATGAGCACCCGGATCACGAGCCTCCCCCCGCCGCACCCACCCCGACCGGGCCCGGCCCGGGCCGCGGACGCCCTGTCCGGATCCGCCGACTCCGCTTCCTGCGGCTCACACTCGTGATCCTCGTCATCACGTCCATCATGACCGATCCGCGCCTACCGCTCGCACCACGTCGACGCTCTCTCGCAACTCCGGCCGTACGTACCACTGCGGCGCTCTGTCGAAGGGCCTGCCGTTCGCGCACGCCCGCGCTTCGCCGGAACGTGTCCGGCACCGCCCCCTCTCCCTCCGTCGAGAGGGCGCGGAACTTTCAGGCGGGTCCAGGAATCTCCCACGACGCGTGCACGCCGAACCCCCTTTCCGGAAGCGGGCCGGCCTCGAAGGTGCCGCCGTACAGCAGAGCCCGTTCGCGCATTCCCGCCAGGCCGTGCCCGCCCGGCCGCCCCGGCAGCATCCGTTGCCCAGGCCCGTCGTCGACCACGGAGATCCGCAACCTCCCGTCGGCGACCGACACGCCGGCCTGGCAGTGGGCGGGAGCGGCGTGCTTGACGACGTTGGTGATCGCCTCCTGGAGGATGCGGTAAACGGCCGGCGCCATGCTGTCGGGCACGGTTCCGTTCACCGACAGATCGACCTGCACGCCGGCCTCCGCCGCCTGGCGCGCCAGGGACGGCAGGTCGGCGAGCCGGGGGAGCGGTGTGCTGTCGGGCGCGCTGCCGGGTGCGCGAAGCGCGCCGAGAAAATGGCGCATCTCCGCGAGCGAGCCGCGCCCGATCTCCTCGATGGCCCGCAACGCCTTGCGCCCCTCCTCCGGATGCTTGTCCAGGACCTTGGCCGCCACCCCTGCCTTGACGGTGATCATGCTCATCGAATGCGCGACGACGTCGTGCAACTCGCGCGCGATCCGCAGGCGTTCGTCGGTCGCCGCCTGCTCGGCCTGCCTCCTGGCGTCGCGGGCGGCGAACTCGCGGCGGGTGCGCGCCGCGGTGCCGAGACTCCAGCTCGCTGCGAGGACCAGCCAGGCCGTGCCGAGGATGAAGACGGGGTCGGGCCAGCCGTTCGAATATTGTGCTGGGCCCGACATCGAGACCAGCAGCGAGCCTCCGTTGACGAGCAGGCCCGACACCAGGGCGATCGCCGATCGCCACACCGGCCGGCCGGTCGCCACCGGGTAGATGGCCAGGGCCGCCACCACCGTCGGCATCAGCCGGTTGGCCTGGACCGAGAGCACGGCGATGCCGAGCAGGATCGCACTGTAGTAGGCGGGCTCCGGCCATACCCGCCGCACCGCCACGGGCACCGCGAGCAGCCAGCAGAGCGCGGTGGTCACGGCGTTCGTGGTCAGCTCCGGCGGACTCGCCGTGGACGCCAGCGCGAGCAGCACCGCGACCACGGTGTCGGCCAGGATGAGCAGCCAGGGCGGAGGCCGTCGGGCGAGTAGATTCACAGCCCGACGTTATCGAGGAACGGCCGGGGGCGAATCGGAGCACGGGCCGTCGGACCAGGGTCGTACTCCGCCCACGTATGCCGGTACCGTATGCCCCTGGTCCGATCCCAAAGATCGGATCCGGCTCCGATGTGCGGACCCACCGCCGTACAGGATCGTTGCCGCCATGAACCGACGCAGACTCATCGCTCTGTGCCTGGCGGCCTGTCTCGCCGTGCCGCTCGGCGGTATCGCGCTGGCCTCGGCGCAGGCCCACGGCCTGGTGTGGAAGGACTGCGGTGACGGCCTGCGATGCGCCAACCTCGTCGTTCCCGTGGACTGGGCCGACCCGGGCGGGCCGAAGACCGCGGTGCACGTGGCCGAAGCACCCGCGACAGGCAAGAGCATGGGACCACTGATCATCAACCTCGGCGGCCCCGGCACCACCACGGCGATACTCAGGCCGAAAAACACCGCCGACACCCCACCCGAGTGGCCCATCCTGCTCAAGCAGCTGCGCAGCCGGTTCGACGTCATCGCCATCGATCCGCGCGGACTGTCCGAGCCCGGCAGCGGAGCGAAGACGGTGAACTGCGCGGAGCCCGACGCGTCCATCTACGGACTGATCAGCGCGCGGACGAAGCAGGACTGGGACGCCCACGCCGCCCAGAACGCGGCCCATCAGGCGAGCTGCCGCAAGACGGCGGGGGCGGCCTGGCGCGGCATGACGGCCTGGAACGTGGCGCACGACCTCGACGCGCTCCGCGCCGAACTCGGCCAGGACAAACTCATCTACGTGGGCAACTCCTACGGCACCGTCTACGCCCAGGCGTACCTAGAGCTGTTCCCGCAGCGGGTCGGCCGCATGTACTTCGACGGCACCGCCGATCACACCCAGCAGGAGTTCGAGCCCTGGCTACGCAACTACGCGCTCACGCAGGAGCGCCATCTCACCCGCTTCCGCGACTGGTGCGCCCGCCGTTCGGACTGCGCCCTGCACGGCAGGGACGCGGGCAAGGCGTGGGACGAACTGGTCGCGAGGGTCCGCCGCGCGCCACTGCCGGCCTCCGCTGGCCGGAAGGTGACCGAAGGACAGCTGTACGCTGCCGCGATCAAAGGCATGAACCCGCCGAGATGGCCACTGCTCGCCACCGCCATCCGCAAGGCCCTCGACGGCGACGCCGGCAACTTCCTAGCAGCAGAGCTCGCGCCGGACACGGGCAACTCATACGTGAGCCAGGACTCCTTGTGCAACGACTTCATGCCGAAGCTGCCGACGTATGAGGAGTTCCAGGGCATCGAGGCCCGGCTTCGCGAGATCGCGCCGAGGTTCGGCTGGATCGAGGGCCGCCTCGAGCTCGGGCGCTGCTGGGGCCGCAGCGGAGGCGCGTCCTGGGCGCCGCACCCGCTGCGCGTGAAGAACGTCCCGCCGGTCCTGTTCGCGATCGGGGAGCTCGACAACACCACCAACTATCTCGGGCAGCAGCACGTGGCCGAGCAGATTTCCTCCGCGCGCGTGTTGTGGCACGGCGATGGCCACGGGTCGTGGGCGAGCAACTCCTGCCTGCGGCGCCATGTCTTCGCCTATCTGACCACGGGCGCGCTGCCCGCCCCCGGCACCCGCTGCCCGGCCGAACGCATCCAGAAGGTGGGGAAATGATCGAGGTCACAGAACTGACGAAGGTGTACGGCTCCACGCGCGCGGTGTCCGGGCTCACGTTCGACGTAAAACCCGGGCAGGTCACCGGGTTCCTCGGGCACAACGGCGCCGGCAAGTCCACCACCATGCGCATGATCCTCGGCCTCCACACTCCCACGTCGGGCAAGGCGTTGATCAACGGCGTCCGCAAACAGGATCTGCGCGACCCCATGCGCGAGGTCGGCGCCATGCTCGACGCGGCCGAGGTGCAGGGCGGGCGCAGCGCGTTCGCTCACCTCCAGGCGCTGGCCTACGCGGGCGGGATCGGGCGCCGCAGGGTTGTGGAGGTGCTGGAGGAGGTCGGACTGTCCGGGGTGGCCCGCAAGCGGATCGCCGGATTCTCCCAGGGGATGCGCCAGCGCCTCGGCATCGCGGCGGCACTGCTCGGTGACCCAGGAGTGCTCATCCTCGACGAGCCGGCCAACGGCCTCGACCCCGACGGCATCCGCTGGCTCAGGACAATGCTCAGATCCCTGGCGGCCGAGGGCCGCACCGTCCTGCTGTCGAGCCACCTGATGACCGAGATGTCCCTCACCGCCGACCGGCTCATCATCATCGGCCAGGGCAGGCTGATCGAGGACGTCTCGACGGCGGACCTGCTGGCCCGCTTCCAGAGCGGCGTACTGGTCCGATCACCCCACGCGGCCCACCTGTCCAGAGCACTCGAAGCGGCCGGAGCAACCATACGCCCCGCTCAGGACGCCGAAGCCGGCGAGGAGCCGGTGCCCGGCCGGCCCGCAGGCGCTGGAGCCGATGCGCGCTCCGTGCGGGACGCCGGCGGAGAGGAATTGCTGGTGGCCGGCCTGACCGCAGCCGTCATCGGCGACATCGCCCTGGCGAACGGCTGCGCCGTTCACGAGCTGGTGTCACGCCGGACATCACTGGAGGAAGCCTTCATGGAGATCACCCAATGATCAACGTCGTCGCATCGGAATGGCTCAAGCTACGCTCGCTCCGATCCACCTACTACGTCCTCGCCTCCACTCTCTCGGCCCTTGCGCTCACCGGCTTCGCCGCCTACTCGATCTCGCACTACTTCGACACCAACGGCCCCGGCGGCGATCCCGTCGGCACGGGTCTCAGCCTCAGCGCCGACATTCCGCCTGTGCTGTTCGGCATGCTGGGCGTGTTCGCCATCTCCGGCGAGTACGCCACCGGCATGATCAGAATCACGCTGACCACGATCCGGAGCCGGTGGACGCTCCTTCTGGCCAAGGCAGCCGTGGTGGCCGCCGTGGCCGCTGTCGCGGGCCAAATGCTGGCGTTCGCCACCTACTTCACCGCACAGGCCGTGGTGGCCGGGCGTCCGATCGGCGCCTCGTTCGCCGAACATGCGGCCCTGGCCGAGGTGCTGACCACCGGCGCCGGTTCCGCCGTCGCCGCGGTGCTGGGGCTGGGCCTGGCGACGGTCCTGCGGTCGACACCGGGAGCGCTCATCGCGCTGGTCGTCCTCCCGCTGTCCCCGATCGTGCTCGAGCGCTTCCTGCCGGCTCCGTGGAACGACTGGATCAACTCCCTGACGATTCCGTCACTGGCCAGGCAACTGGCCGCTGTACCCGACGCCGGAGCCTTCGGTCCCTCAACGGCCGCCGCCATCCTGGTGGGTTATGTCGTGGTGTCCCTCCTGCCGGCAACCCTGGCGATCAACCACCGCGACGCCTGACTTCGGACCCTCCTGGGCGGCCAGTACGTGGAAAGGACAGCTATCACGTGCATAGCCGCTCACCGCTTCGCTACGGGCCGGGACTGCCCGAGGTGCGTGCGGTGAGTGCCAGCCGGTTGCTCGTGCGGGGCGTGACGGTAGACAGCGGACATGCGTGGCGCCCGCCGGCGCGGACCACAGCGGCGCATGAGGGAGATCCAGAACGTGGCTGGGATGAATCGGTGTTCCGTAGGGGATCCTCAACCGGAACACCCGCCGGACCTCCCGCGCGAGATGCGGCTGTCACCCAGCGGGGGACGGCGTCCTGCTCCCAAAGCTGTCTCGAATCCCGATGCAGCTGTGAGCCAGACCACGCTTGAGGTTGACCTTGGGTCAGGGTGGAAGCTCGGCGCAGCGGCGAGACGCCGACCCGGACGTAACAACTTCGAAGGGCAAACCACCATGACGATCACCCGTTCCGATCAGGACAAGGGCACCCTGCCGGCAGCCGCGGCCGGGCAGGACCGCCCGGAGCTGCACAAGGCGATCGAGGAGATCGTCGAGTCCGGTTTCCTCGGGGTGTCGCTGCGCGTGCACGATGAGCGGGGCGAGTGGGTCGGCAGCGCCGGGGTGGCCGAGCTGGGCGGCACTGCCAAGCCGCCGGTCAACGGGCATGCCCGGATCGGCAGCAACACCAAGACCTTCACCGCGACCCTGGTGCTGCAGCTGGTGGCCGAGGGCAAGCTCGAGCTGGATACCTCGGCGGCGGACTACCTGCCCGAGTTCGGGCTGGATCGGCGGATCACGGTGCGGATGCTGTTGCAGCACACCAGCGGGC
This region includes:
- a CDS encoding ABC transporter permease subunit produces the protein MINVVASEWLKLRSLRSTYYVLASTLSALALTGFAAYSISHYFDTNGPGGDPVGTGLSLSADIPPVLFGMLGVFAISGEYATGMIRITLTTIRSRWTLLLAKAAVVAAVAAVAGQMLAFATYFTAQAVVAGRPIGASFAEHAALAEVLTTGAGSAVAAVLGLGLATVLRSTPGALIALVVLPLSPIVLERFLPAPWNDWINSLTIPSLARQLAAVPDAGAFGPSTAAAILVGYVVVSLLPATLAINHRDA
- a CDS encoding response regulator; amino-acid sequence: MIRVLIADDQALLRGSFRLLIDSEDDLSVVGEAGDGREAVALTRTESPDVVLMDVRMPEMDGITATGQITGDTRVLILTTFDLDEYVYSALRAGASGFLLKDAPPDDLLKAIRVVASGETLLAPTVTTRLIAEFVRRPVQQPFHGLDTLTDREREVLTLVAHGLSNAELSVQLQVSPGTVKTHIGRLLAKLNARDRAQLVIAAYEARLVTPR
- a CDS encoding sensor histidine kinase, translated to MNLLARRPPPWLLILADTVVAVLLALASTASPPELTTNAVTTALCWLLAVPVAVRRVWPEPAYYSAILLGIAVLSVQANRLMPTVVAALAIYPVATGRPVWRSAIALVSGLLVNGGSLLVSMSGPAQYSNGWPDPVFILGTAWLVLAASWSLGTAARTRREFAARDARRQAEQAATDERLRIARELHDVVAHSMSMITVKAGVAAKVLDKHPEEGRKALRAIEEIGRGSLAEMRHFLGALRAPGSAPDSTPLPRLADLPSLARQAAEAGVQVDLSVNGTVPDSMAPAVYRILQEAITNVVKHAAPAHCQAGVSVADGRLRISVVDDGPGQRMLPGRPGGHGLAGMRERALLYGGTFEAGPLPERGFGVHASWEIPGPA
- a CDS encoding ATP-binding cassette domain-containing protein, with the translated sequence MIEVTELTKVYGSTRAVSGLTFDVKPGQVTGFLGHNGAGKSTTMRMILGLHTPTSGKALINGVRKQDLRDPMREVGAMLDAAEVQGGRSAFAHLQALAYAGGIGRRRVVEVLEEVGLSGVARKRIAGFSQGMRQRLGIAAALLGDPGVLILDEPANGLDPDGIRWLRTMLRSLAAEGRTVLLSSHLMTEMSLTADRLIIIGQGRLIEDVSTADLLARFQSGVLVRSPHAAHLSRALEAAGATIRPAQDAEAGEEPVPGRPAGAGADARSVRDAGGEELLVAGLTAAVIGDIALANGCAVHELVSRRTSLEEAFMEITQ
- a CDS encoding alpha/beta fold hydrolase → MNRRRLIALCLAACLAVPLGGIALASAQAHGLVWKDCGDGLRCANLVVPVDWADPGGPKTAVHVAEAPATGKSMGPLIINLGGPGTTTAILRPKNTADTPPEWPILLKQLRSRFDVIAIDPRGLSEPGSGAKTVNCAEPDASIYGLISARTKQDWDAHAAQNAAHQASCRKTAGAAWRGMTAWNVAHDLDALRAELGQDKLIYVGNSYGTVYAQAYLELFPQRVGRMYFDGTADHTQQEFEPWLRNYALTQERHLTRFRDWCARRSDCALHGRDAGKAWDELVARVRRAPLPASAGRKVTEGQLYAAAIKGMNPPRWPLLATAIRKALDGDAGNFLAAELAPDTGNSYVSQDSLCNDFMPKLPTYEEFQGIEARLREIAPRFGWIEGRLELGRCWGRSGGASWAPHPLRVKNVPPVLFAIGELDNTTNYLGQQHVAEQISSARVLWHGDGHGSWASNSCLRRHVFAYLTTGALPAPGTRCPAERIQKVGK